From the Niveibacterium microcysteis genome, the window CCTGAATTTCCTTGGCGGCATAGACGGCACCGGCGTCTTCCGGACAGGCACACAGCGTGACGACCAGCGCATCGAGTGGCCAGCCCTGCACCGCACGGTCAAGCGCCTCGTAGTCAGCCACGGTGAAACCGTCGAGCTCGCCCCCTTCGGCACGCAGCGTGGCGCCGCGCAGGTCGATCAGGCGCACGGGCTGCCCGGCGGCAAGGGCTTCGCCCAGCGCTTTCGGCGATATGTGCGGCATGCGCGCCATCTGCTCGAAACGCTGCCGCAGCCAGAACTTCCACGCAAACCACAAAGCCACCACAGCGAGCAGGATCAAAAGCGCATTCACGCCGTAGCGCAAGGCAAGCTCAATCAGCAGCGCGATCTCGTCGCGCAGCAGCGAGCCAGCCGCCAGAGCGAGCCCAGCCCACAAGGCAGCTCCGATCGCTGCAGCGGACAGGAAGGCGGGGAGCGGCATGCGCAATGCGCCGGCAATCGGCGGCGCGACGGTCGAGAACCCGGGCACGAACTTGGCGATCACGAGCGACCAAAGCCCCCAACGCAGGAAGCGGCTTTCCGTCTGGCTGACGCAGGAGGCCGGATTGATCGACAGGCGGCACAGGCCATTGAGCACGCGGTAGCCAAACGCGCGGCCGGCGAAGTACCAGACCGCATCGGCCAGCACCGACGCGAGCACCGCGGCCACGAGCATCCAGGCCAGCGCCGGCGCGCCGAAAGCCAGGCTGCCCGCGGCGATCAGCGTCGGCACCGCCGGCACCGGCAGGCCCAGCTGTTGCAGCAGCACATTGATGAAGACCAGCAGCGCGCCATCCTGCTGCAAGGCGCGTGCGATATCGGCGTTATCCATCTGACAATGATCGGGGCGCCAGCCCCGAATTTCCAGTACGGCGCTGCATCGGTGGCGACACGCTCAGCGCGGCGTTGCGTGGTAGTCGGCCCATGGGGTCTCGCCGCGCGCGCCGAACTTGCGGGTGTACATCTCGTGGTCGGCAAAACGCATCAGCGACTCGGCCTCGTCGCCGTCGTCCGGGAAGATCGCCATGCCGACCGCACCACCCAACGCCTGCTCGCCAAGCGGTGTGGGGTCCACGCTGCGCAGCGGCTGGGCCAGCACATGCTCGATATGCGCGCGCACCCGTTCGGCTTGTTCCCGGCTCTCGACGCGGTCGAGCAGCACGACGAACTCATCGCCGGCATAGCGCGCCACAAAGTCGCTCGCGCGCACCGCCTCGCGCAGGCGCTCGGCGATTTCGGTGAGCACCTTGTCGCCCGCGTCGTGGCCGAGGCGGTCATTCACCTGCTTGAAGTGGTTCAGATCGACGAACAGCACCGCAAACGGGCCGATGTCCGCGGCACGGCGGTGCCGGCCGACGCGGCCATCCAGCCGCCGCATGAAGGCTTCACGGTTGGCGAGGCCCGTCAGACGGTCGGTACGCAGCCGTTCCTGCATGGTTTCGAACGTGCGTGCGAGCTGCCCGATCTCATCGTTTCGATGCACGTCGACCGGCGATTCGAGATCGCCGTCACCGATCGCGCGCGCCGACTTCGACAGCCGACGCAGATCACCGGTCACCCAACCGAGAATGCGCAGGCCCAGCACTACCGCCAGGAGCGCCGCAATGCCGCCCACCAAGCCGGTGCGCACCACGTTTGCGGTGACCCCCTGCATGAAGTCGCTGGCGGGAACCGCCACCACGGTGATCCATTCGAGGCCGGCGTCGTCCTTCACACGATCGAAGGCCGCGTGGATCGTCTGCCCACCGGGGCCGGTGAAAGTACGCGTCTGCGGCAGTTGCGCCTGCTTGAGCGATGCGAGCGTATCGCGCACCTCGGAGTAGGTTGCCGCCAAGAGTGGATGGCCGCTGTCCGCCGCGGCAAGGCGCTTGTTGCTGCCGTCCGGCTGGCGGGCGATGTTGGCGCTCGCCGACGAGGCGATCAGATCGCCGTTCGGCTCGACGATGAAGGCGATACCGTTCTTCGAGAGCGCCAGCGTCGATACGAAATCGTTGAGCCCCTTCAGCGAAATATCCGTCGCGACGACGCCCTCGAACTCGCCCGCCGCGTTGAGTACACGCCTCGCACGGGTGGCGACGAGGCCGCCGTGGCGGTAATCGATGTACACCGCGGTCCAGGTATGCAGCTTCGCGCTCTCGCCGGCCTTGTACCAGGGGCGAACGCGCGGGTCGTAGACCTTGGTCTCGCGTGAGGCTTCGTGCAACTCACCGTTGATGCCCTGGAAGTTGAAGAAGGTGCGCGGCTCGTCGCCCTTGAGCTTGAGCCGCAGTTCGCCATCGTCCAGCGAATTGCGCCAGAGGCCGATGAACTGACCGGCACGGTTGCCGTAGTAGGCGTAGTTGTTCGGATCAATGTGCAGCGACGTTGCGATCCACAGTCGGGTGCGCAGGTTGGCCAGATCGCTGCCGATCGACGCGGGCGCCGGCATTCCGTTCGGGAACACCGCTTCGAGCACCGCGCCCGATCCCACCACATGACGATCCACCGCCTGCCCGATGCGGCCGACCGTTTCGATCAGCAGGTGATCGGACACGGTGGCCACGGCCCGGCTGCCGGCCACGTACGACAGCGCACCGATCACGATCGCCAGCAACAGCACCAGCGCCACGTAGGGCACGATCAGGACTTGGCGCAGCGAGAGCGCCGAACGGGCGGGTTGACTCATGGTGGATGCTTCAGGTCGCGGGCAGACCGGCATTGTCCCAGCATCGCGGGGTTTTGCGCAGCGTCACCATGGGGTTTTGACGACAACTCATGCGCTGGCGACCAAAGCAGCCGTGATTTCCTCATAGAACAAGGTGCGCAGCCAGCTATGGGCTGCATCGTGGTGCAAACGCTCGTGCCACAGCAAGGCGTAGCGTACCTGCGGCAACGCGAGCGGGATCTCGCGCTCGACCAGCCCGACCGGCCCGGCGTAAAGGCGCGCGAGGGTACGCGGCACGTTCACCAGCATGTCGGTGCGCGCTGCCATCGCCAGCGCGGCCATGAAGTTCGCGACCCGCACCGCAACCCGGCGCTCTCGCCCGATTCGCTCCAGCGCCAGATCAACCACGCCGCGCGGATCAACGCCCCCCATGTGGATCAGGATCTGCGGAATGCGCAGGAAGGCTTCCAGATCAAGCGGCTGCGCCAAGGCCGG encodes:
- a CDS encoding VTT domain-containing protein, encoding MDNADIARALQQDGALLVFINVLLQQLGLPVPAVPTLIAAGSLAFGAPALAWMLVAAVLASVLADAVWYFAGRAFGYRVLNGLCRLSINPASCVSQTESRFLRWGLWSLVIAKFVPGFSTVAPPIAGALRMPLPAFLSAAAIGAALWAGLALAAGSLLRDEIALLIELALRYGVNALLILLAVVALWFAWKFWLRQRFEQMARMPHISPKALGEALAAGQPVRLIDLRGATLRAEGGELDGFTVADYEALDRAVQGWPLDALVVTLCACPEDAGAVYAAKEIQALGYRNVRPLSGGYEAWRAYLAAQGGRRFRGDPVAG
- a CDS encoding sensor domain-containing diguanylate cyclase, with translation MSQPARSALSLRQVLIVPYVALVLLLAIVIGALSYVAGSRAVATVSDHLLIETVGRIGQAVDRHVVGSGAVLEAVFPNGMPAPASIGSDLANLRTRLWIATSLHIDPNNYAYYGNRAGQFIGLWRNSLDDGELRLKLKGDEPRTFFNFQGINGELHEASRETKVYDPRVRPWYKAGESAKLHTWTAVYIDYRHGGLVATRARRVLNAAGEFEGVVATDISLKGLNDFVSTLALSKNGIAFIVEPNGDLIASSASANIARQPDGSNKRLAAADSGHPLLAATYSEVRDTLASLKQAQLPQTRTFTGPGGQTIHAAFDRVKDDAGLEWITVVAVPASDFMQGVTANVVRTGLVGGIAALLAVVLGLRILGWVTGDLRRLSKSARAIGDGDLESPVDVHRNDEIGQLARTFETMQERLRTDRLTGLANREAFMRRLDGRVGRHRRAADIGPFAVLFVDLNHFKQVNDRLGHDAGDKVLTEIAERLREAVRASDFVARYAGDEFVVLLDRVESREQAERVRAHIEHVLAQPLRSVDPTPLGEQALGGAVGMAIFPDDGDEAESLMRFADHEMYTRKFGARGETPWADYHATPR